From the Flavobacterium gyeonganense genome, the window ATAAGTAAGTTAGATTATTTAGAAGTTGTTGGTACATGTCCGAATGCGCTAAAAGCGGCTGAGGTTTTGAGAACTACTGCCGTTGACCTTATGTTTTTGGATATCAAGATGCCTCAAATCACCGGAATCGATTTTTTAAAGACCTTACGAAATCCGCCTTCGGTTATTTTTACTACCGCTTACCGCGAATATGCATTAGAAAGTTATGAGCTTGACATTGTCGATTATCTTTTAAAACCAATCACTTTTGACCGCTTTTTTAAGGCTACAGATCGCTATTTACGAATCAGCGGACCTGTAAATAATACCAAAATCATTACACCATCGCAGGAAGATTTTATTTACATAAAAAATGGATCCAAGTTTAATAAAATCAATGTCGATTCTATTTTGTATATCGAAAGCGTAAAAGATTACATTATTGTGCATCAAAAAGATGGAATTAAACTCAATGCCAAATATAAAATTAGCGATATCGAAATCGAACTACAGGATAAAAATTTCCTGCGCATACATCGCTCCTTTATAATCAATTTAAAAAATATTACCGCCTTTACAGCTTATGATGTTGAAATAGGTTCAATCGAAATTCCAATTGGAGCCAGTTATAAAGAATATGCTTTTAAAATGCTTAAGAATAATTAAAGTTAATTACATTTTATTGAATAGCAAATCTGTACTCTCGTTAAATTGAATGAATAAAATTATTAGTTTTTGAAAATAAAAGAAAACTAAAAATCAAAATACTTTTCCATAGTAGTAACCTCTTAAAAGCCGTATCGTTTATTTTATCATTATTTACGTCTCCAATAAAGAATTTTTTATTTTCAGTTGTTTTAGAAATATTTGAGGCAGCTTTTTTTGATTTGCAGATTATAATTTTAAGTACGTATTACTTAGAGAATTATTTAGTTATTGTTAATTGTGTGGGGGATATTCCGAATTGTTTTTTGAAAGCAAATGAAAAATGCGATAAGTTTTCAAAACCTGTTTCCAGATAGACCTCAACAGGCTTTTTGTTTTTTTGCGTTAATTGATAATGGGCAAGTTCCAAACGTTTTTGTGTGAGCCAGCGTTGTGGAGTAGTGTTATATATTTTAGAAAAATCGCGTTTAAAAGTAGTCAGACTCCGTCCTGACAAGTAACTAAACTTTTCTAATGGCATATTGAACATAAAATTTTTTTCCATAAAACCTGCCAGATCAATTTTATACGGTTCTTCAAAATTGGCTAAAATGTTGTCTATTTCTTTATCTATGGTACGAAGAATTGAAATTGCTTCCGTAATTTTTAAAGAGGCAATATTTTCAGGAAATTTTTCCTGTACATCAAAATAAGGCATCAACGAGGCAAGGCAGCTTTCTAACAAAGGATGCTTATCAAAACTTCGGATTTTTTGAGTCGCCGAAATTTTTGTTTTCACATTAAGGCTGGCATAAAATTCGCGTAATCTGTCGGTAGAAAGATGCATAACTACTGACTTATGGGGCTGACCGTCTTTTGGATAATTGATGATTGCCGCTAATTGATTTCTTGGTATCAGAAAAATGTCACCTGATTTGAATAAGTAGTTTTTATCTGCCTGAATAATTTTTGTCTCGCCAGAAATGAACCACACAAGCATATGGTGGTCAAACACAACCTCGGTTTTAAACAACTTATCTTCGTAAGAAGAAAGTTTAATATCGTCTGTAATGTATTTTAGTTTAAATTCCATTTGCTTATGTAGTTACAAATTTACAACTATCAATTTATATTGAATCTGATACCGGTCAGTTTTTCGCTTAATTCCCACAATTTTTTTGCGTTTTTTTCGTCCAGTGAATACGTTTTAACGCCTGCTGAAACTTCCTGTTCCAAAGATAATCCGGCAATATCAGTATCTTCACAAAATACACCTCCAATATTTTTTAATTGAGGACTTGTAGCACACCAAATTGTGGTAGAAGCACCTTGTGAAATTGTTTTGAGTGAAGCGGCAACTTCTGGCAATATATTACCTCTTTCATCACAGAAGCCCATTTTTACAAATAATTCTAATGGTGCTTCCCTGGCCAGTTCAGTGCCTTTAATAGAACCAGGGTGTAATGAGTATGCTCTTATACCAAACTTTTTTGCGCGATTGTCTAATTCAACCGAAAACAAATTTACAGCTGTTTTTGATTGCCCGTAGCTTTGCAGGGTTTCATATTCGCGGTGTTTAAAATTAGGATCATCAAAATCAAAAGGAGCAAACTGATGTCCTTGCGATGAAACGTTTACGACTCTTGCACCATTAGCTCTCTTTAATGCCGGGAATAGATTTGCAGTAAGTTGAAATTGCGCCAAATAATTTATAGCGAGTTGTGATTCAATTCCGCGGTAATCTCTTCTCAACGGAACCCACATAATTCCTGCGTTGTTGATGAGTAAATGTAGTGGTCTGCCTGAAGCTAAAAATTTTGAGGTAAATTTGTCAATAGAATTTGGATTCACTAAATCCATTTTCTCAATTTCTACATTCGCAATTCCTTTCAGATTTTTCACAGCTTTTTCAATATCCCTGGCGGGTACAATGACAGTAGCGCCTGCATTTGCAAGTGTTTTTACTGTCTCTAGTCCAATGCCCGTATTTCCTCCTGTTACAATGGCAATTTTGCCTGAAAGATCAATGTCTTTGATTACTTCAGTTGAAGTTGATTGTGCGTTGAAGCCCGAACCTATTGGTTGCTGCAAGGCTCCCTTGTAATTTTTTTGTCCCATTTTTTTAAATTTTTATTGGGATAAAAGTAGATAGCATTTTTTCTTGCAACTTTGTTTAAACGGCTGACTTTACTTTGTTTAAAAGACCATTTTTTAAAGGTATGCCTGAGGTGTTTAAATGTTCTTAAAAAAATCCATTCTATTTCTTATAACATTTCCAGTTCTCAGCCTTAAAAGAATAAGAAACCATCAAATAGCTCCAAAAAGCCATCTTGTTTTCGTTTTGTATTTTTGGAAGGTATTTCATAGAATCTGTTGCCTGATAAAAAGAAAAAGCACAATTGATTTCTAACGCTTTGACAGGAGTATATTTTAATGAAATGTCATTTTCAAATCCAAGGAATTTTTTCATGTCCTGACCAAGATTGTTTTTCAGATGGTATTGGGTGTAAAAAAGATGAAAATCTGAACGAATGGATAATTTTTGATGTAAAGGAATCGTAGTAAAGAGATAAGGATTTATTAACCCTTTGCCGCCAACATCAGCCGGGAATCGGGTAAAAACATTCATGTTTCCGTTAAATTTCCAGGTCACGCCATACAATACATCAAAATCACCAGAGCTGCCAGTTGCTAAATGTGGATTACTTCCGCTAATCATTTCAGCCCCCAAACGCCAATTTGATTTTTGCAGGGATAATTTAATTTCCGGCTGAAAATAATATGCAAATAGTTGTTGTCCTTTTTGATTACGTCCGAATTGCAGATAACTGTTTAGTGTGTAATTCCATTGTTTGGTTTTAAAATCAATACGTCCGCCTGTTGTGGCCCGGGTGTAGAGGTGTTGTGAATTGGCACTTTCTAAAAAATCCACAGTACTTACGGAATTAAAAGAAAATGCTCTTTTCGAATTATAACTGAAACTATTTACCAGCATGTATTTATATCGGTTTGCAGCTACAGGGGAATAAGCCGGTTCAAATTCAGAGCTGTAGTTTCGGGTAAATAAAAAGAAAAAGTCATTAGAAAAATGTTCAGAATATTTCATTACCCGAATACCTTCGTGTGCCCTTCCTTGCTGAGCCCAGGGAGCATCAGAAAACAATCTTCCATTATCTAATAAGATGCTTTGTCTCCCTAAACGGATATTTACCGATTTTAATTTAGTTTCTAAAAATAACTGGTAAAAATTAATACTTCCAGCTTTAGATGCCGAATGCTCTTTATCCCAAAGATGGATTTCCTGAACATCAGATTTAATGAGCCATTTTTCTCTTTCATACTGCATGGAAATTCTGTTTCGCTGTGTGAGATAAAAATAAGGATCGACTGTGGTATTGGGAGGAAGGATATAGTTTGAAGTGTATTCGGCTCTTGGTCTTATTTCGATATTCATTAAAAACTGCTGGGTCAAAGTGTCCTTTTCTTGTGCCTGACTGCTAAATGTGATTACAATAAACAAAAGAAAGAATAGTTTGTAGAAGCTTTTTAATATCATATTTATTTATCCTATATAATTAATATAGAATTGCAATGATACTAAAATTATCCGATTAGCACAATTTAAGATTTGAAGTTGATTCTAATGTTTTAAATATTTCTTTTCCGGAAAACGATCATTTTAAATAGGTGAAATTCCCAGCAGGAAATGGATCTAATATTCGTAGAAAAAAGGATTAACCTTTATCGATTTTAAATACGGACGATTTATAAATAACTAAAGGTTTCTTAAATTGGTTTGAATATGTTTTTGCTTATTGTAAATTAGAGAGTATGGAAATTTTAATTAAAACAATTATGAAAACGAAAATAATTACAGTCGCATTATTACTTGGTTTTGTAATATCGACTCACGCACAAAAGAAAATTGAACTTACTGAATTGCCAAAACCAGCGCAGGAATTTTTAAAAAAGTATTTCAGTAATACACCAGTAGAAACAGTCAAAAAAGATGCAGAACATGGTGAAAAAGGATACGAGGTAAAACTGAAAGACGGTACCGAAGTAGAGTTTTGGAAAGACGGCGCTTATCGTGAAGTTGATGGTGGAGAGAAACCCATTCCAACTGAATTTATTCCGAAAAACATAAAAGATTATGTGGCAAAACATTATCCAAATGAAAAAATTACTCATATAGATTACGGTCACAAAGACGTTGATGTAGATTTAACCAACAAAATTGACCTTGAATTTACGAAGGAAGGTAAATTTATTAGAGGGGATAAAGATTAATGTCGATTTTGAGATTTGTAAATGATATAAAACAAAAACTCCATTAGAAATAATGGAGTTTTTGTTTTATAAGTTTAGTTGAAAATTTTTATTGCTGCTTAGCAGAGGTTTCAATCTCGAAAATCAAAGTTGCATTTGGCGGAATAACTCCACCGGCACCTTTTTCTCCATAGGCTAAATTTGAGGGAAGAAAGAAGATGGCTTTGTCTCCGTCTGTCATCATATCAAGCGCTTCAATAAATCCAGGAATCATACCGTCTTTTTTTCCTACAGTAAAAGGAAAAGATTTATAACCTCCCTGTGCATCCCTGTTAGGATTATATTTTCCATATGCTTTTTCTACATTTGGCATACTGCTGTCAAAAAGATTTCCGTCTTCAAAATATCCTGCATAATGAAAATAAATCGTAGATCCTTCGGCGCCTTTTACGCCAGTTCCTTTTTGTGTAATTACATATTTTAAACCAGAAGCAGTTGTTGTGGCTTTAGCTTTCATAGCTTCAAAATAAGCCGCTTTTTCTTTAACTACTTTTTGCGCTTCTCCTTTTTTAGCTTCTTCCTTTTTAGCATCATCAGCAATAACTTTTAATGCATCAAATTTTTTGGCAGCAGCACCTTTGCGTGTAATGGTAATTTTTGTCATGATATCATCCTGAACAATTTTGTTTACATTGTCCATTCCTGAAACTACATGGCCAAAAATAGTATGTTTACCGTTTAACCACGGAGTCTCTTTGTGTGTAATGAAAAACTGGCTTCCGTTAGTAGCCGGCCCGGAATTAGCCATCGCCAAAATACCGCCTTTGTCAAATATTAATTCATTTACGAATTCATCTTTAAAGGAATATCCTGGACCTCCTGAGCCGTTTCCGTCAGGATCACCTCCCTGAATCATAAAATCATTGATTACTCTGTGGAATTTTAATCCGTCATAAAATGGTTTTCCTTTCAGTTTTTCCACTTTAACATTAGGATTTTTACCTTCCGCCAAAGAAATAAAATTGGCAACAGTTACAGGCGTTTTTAAATATTCCAGAGTTAAAACAATATCACCTTTTGTTGTTGAAATTGTAGCAAAAATACCTTCGTTGGGATTTTCCTTTGGATTTACTTTTGCCTGTGTTTTTGTTGCAGGTGCTTTTGATTTTGCTACAGGTTTTTTAGTGGTTTGCGCTTGAATATTAAGTATTGTAAGGCAAAATAGAAATAAAAATTTAAATTTCATTATATTTAAAATTATGTGTTTTTAAGTATTATTATGGCTTTTCTAATAATTGAATTTCGAAAATAATATTAGCATTTGGAGGAATAACACCACCTGCACCGGTTTCGCCATACGCCAGATGTGACGGAATAAAAATAACCGCTTTATCTCCAAAAGAAAGCTGCTCAATTCCTTCAATAAACCCAGGGATCAAGCCTTGTTTGCTTCCGGCCGTAAAAGGTATTGGCTGATATCCGTTTGCATCGGCTTTTGCCTGTATAAATTTTCCAAATGTTTTTGAAATCTCAGGAGAACTGGAATCAAATAAAGTACCATCTTCTAAAAAACCTGAATAATTAATGTAAACTTGTGTACCTGCAGCAGGTTTTTTTCCTGATCCCTTTTCAGTAATTACATATTGTAAGCCACTATTTGTTTTTGTAGCTTTTGCTTTTAAGGCATTTAAAGAAGCTGCTTTTTCTTTTTGAACTCCGGCATATTTACTTTGCTCTTTTGCAATTTCTGAAAAATAATCATGAAATACTTTTACAGCATCGAACTTTTTAGCTTCTTCGCCATTTCTAATAATAGTCACAGAAACAATAGTATCGTCCTGAAGTATTTTATTTACTACTTCCTGATCTTTTGCATCAACAACATGTCCAAAAATAGTATGTTTATTGTCTAGCCATGGAGTTTCTACATGTGTAATGAAGAATTGGCTGCTGTTTGTTCCCGGACCATTGTTGGCCATTGCCAGAACACCAGGTTTGTCAAATTTTAGATCTGAGAATTCATCTTTAAATTTATAACCCGTATCTCCAGAGCCCGTTCCTTCCGGATCTCCGGTCTGAATCATGAAATTTTCAATAACCCTGTGAAATTTCAATCCATCAAAAAAAGGCTTTTTTTCAGGTAATCTTTCGTTACAAATTCATTTTTTCCTTCTGCTAAGGTTATAAAATTAGCAACAGTTACAGGTGCTTTTTTATAATCTAATGAAACTATAATATGCCCTTTGTTCGTTTCAATATCAGCATATAAACCATCAGGTAAATTGCTGTTCTCGTTTTTACAGGAATAAAATGAAGTAACGGCTAATAGTAATAGTAAAATACTCTTTTTCATTTTTAAAATGTTGTTTTATGGGTTTAATGTATCTTTTTTAGCTACAGATGCCGGTTTTGCTGCTGTAGTTTTCGGAGTTTGTTTCGTTGTAGTCTGTCTTGTGGAGTCTGCAGCCGGAGCTCCTGCTGCATTAGGATCAGGAACAAAATTGCGTAAAGTAACGGTACAGATTAAGGACTGATTGGTTCCGATTTTTTTGTTGTCTCCGTGATATCCATACGCAATATGGGATGGGAACAGGAAAGTTACGGTTTCATTTTTATGCATCAATTTGATTCCGTCTCTCAATCCCATCATGATGTCTTGTTTATCGACATAATAGGTCTGTGGACCAAGTTCGGCTTCAGAATAGATAATTTTGCCCTCAATGTCTTTTATTTCTAAATTAAAATAGGCAATATCTCCTTTTTTAGGAGTTTGTGTATCTGTTAGATTTCTTTGGTCATAAGTTAGCCAATATCCTTTTCTGGTGGCGTAGTATTTTACTTTTGGATTGTTTTTGATAATTTTTTTTATCACATCCTCTTCACTTGCAACCAGTTTTTTGTTTCTGTCAGCCGATTTTTTCATAAAAGTACCTGATGCCTGGGAAATAGGCCTTCTGGCTTCCTCATGATGTTTACAACTAACAAATAAAACAGTAAAAAGCAACGTGCAAATGCTTCGTTTTAAGTAGTTCATATTGGGTTATATTTTTAGTTTAGTTACTAAATCTTCAAACTTTTTCAGGGTTTCTTCCATTGAAACTTCTGATTTTCCACCGGCAGCATTGATGTGTCCGCCACCATTAAAATAATCTCTTGCAAACTGATTTACATCGAATCCGCCTTGGGAACGAAAAGATATTTTAATAATATTTTCATCCTTATTTTCGATAAAAATAGCTGTAAAAATAATATCTTTTATACTTAGTCCGTAATTAACTATCCCCTCAGTATCCCCTTTTACATAATTAAAAGAATCAAGCTCATCCTGTGTTAACGAAGTATAAGAAGTTTTATGTGCTGATAAAATTTTCATATTCTGC encodes:
- a CDS encoding SDR family NAD(P)-dependent oxidoreductase, whose product is MGQKNYKGALQQPIGSGFNAQSTSTEVIKDIDLSGKIAIVTGGNTGIGLETVKTLANAGATVIVPARDIEKAVKNLKGIANVEIEKMDLVNPNSIDKFTSKFLASGRPLHLLINNAGIMWVPLRRDYRGIESQLAINYLAQFQLTANLFPALKRANGARVVNVSSQGHQFAPFDFDDPNFKHREYETLQSYGQSKTAVNLFSVELDNRAKKFGIRAYSLHPGSIKGTELAREAPLELFVKMGFCDERGNILPEVAASLKTISQGASTTIWCATSPQLKNIGGVFCEDTDIAGLSLEQEVSAGVKTYSLDEKNAKKLWELSEKLTGIRFNIN
- a CDS encoding LytR/AlgR family response regulator transcription factor; translated protein: MKIKCLLVDDEPLAISLLQNHISKLDYLEVVGTCPNALKAAEVLRTTAVDLMFLDIKMPQITGIDFLKTLRNPPSVIFTTAYREYALESYELDIVDYLLKPITFDRFFKATDRYLRISGPVNNTKIITPSQEDFIYIKNGSKFNKINVDSILYIESVKDYIIVHQKDGIKLNAKYKISDIEIELQDKNFLRIHRSFIINLKNITAFTAYDVEIGSIEIPIGASYKEYAFKMLKNN
- the gldI gene encoding gliding motility-associated peptidyl-prolyl isomerase GldI codes for the protein MNYLKRSICTLLFTVLFVSCKHHEEARRPISQASGTFMKKSADRNKKLVASEEDVIKKIIKNNPKVKYYATRKGYWLTYDQRNLTDTQTPKKGDIAYFNLEIKDIEGKIIYSEAELGPQTYYVDKQDIMMGLRDGIKLMHKNETVTFLFPSHIAYGYHGDNKKIGTNQSLICTVTLRNFVPDPNAAGAPAADSTRQTTTKQTPKTTAAKPASVAKKDTLNP
- a CDS encoding peptidylprolyl isomerase, whose protein sequence is MKFKFLFLFCLTILNIQAQTTKKPVAKSKAPATKTQAKVNPKENPNEGIFATISTTKGDIVLTLEYLKTPVTVANFISLAEGKNPNVKVEKLKGKPFYDGLKFHRVINDFMIQGGDPDGNGSGGPGYSFKDEFVNELIFDKGGILAMANSGPATNGSQFFITHKETPWLNGKHTIFGHVVSGMDNVNKIVQDDIMTKITITRKGAAAKKFDALKVIADDAKKEEAKKGEAQKVVKEKAAYFEAMKAKATTTASGLKYVITQKGTGVKGAEGSTIYFHYAGYFEDGNLFDSSMPNVEKAYGKYNPNRDAQGGYKSFPFTVGKKDGMIPGFIEALDMMTDGDKAIFFLPSNLAYGEKGAGGVIPPNATLIFEIETSAKQQ
- a CDS encoding helix-turn-helix domain-containing protein, translated to MEFKLKYITDDIKLSSYEDKLFKTEVVFDHHMLVWFISGETKIIQADKNYLFKSGDIFLIPRNQLAAIINYPKDGQPHKSVVMHLSTDRLREFYASLNVKTKISATQKIRSFDKHPLLESCLASLMPYFDVQEKFPENIASLKITEAISILRTIDKEIDNILANFEEPYKIDLAGFMEKNFMFNMPLEKFSYLSGRSLTTFKRDFSKIYNTTPQRWLTQKRLELAHYQLTQKNKKPVEVYLETGFENLSHFSFAFKKQFGISPTQLTITK
- a CDS encoding alginate export family protein, whose protein sequence is MILKSFYKLFFLLFIVITFSSQAQEKDTLTQQFLMNIEIRPRAEYTSNYILPPNTTVDPYFYLTQRNRISMQYEREKWLIKSDVQEIHLWDKEHSASKAGSINFYQLFLETKLKSVNIRLGRQSILLDNGRLFSDAPWAQQGRAHEGIRVMKYSEHFSNDFFFLFTRNYSSEFEPAYSPVAANRYKYMLVNSFSYNSKRAFSFNSVSTVDFLESANSQHLYTRATTGGRIDFKTKQWNYTLNSYLQFGRNQKGQQLFAYYFQPEIKLSLQKSNWRLGAEMISGSNPHLATGSSGDFDVLYGVTWKFNGNMNVFTRFPADVGGKGLINPYLFTTIPLHQKLSIRSDFHLFYTQYHLKNNLGQDMKKFLGFENDISLKYTPVKALEINCAFSFYQATDSMKYLPKIQNENKMAFWSYLMVSYSFKAENWKCYKK
- a CDS encoding PepSY-like domain-containing protein, with the protein product MKTKIITVALLLGFVISTHAQKKIELTELPKPAQEFLKKYFSNTPVETVKKDAEHGEKGYEVKLKDGTEVEFWKDGAYREVDGGEKPIPTEFIPKNIKDYVAKHYPNEKITHIDYGHKDVDVDLTNKIDLEFTKEGKFIRGDKD